From Diospyros lotus cultivar Yz01 chromosome 4, ASM1463336v1, whole genome shotgun sequence, a single genomic window includes:
- the LOC127800602 gene encoding plasma membrane ATPase 1-like — protein MDPNDDVMEALKKEAVDLENIPIEEVFENLRCNKEGLSTEAAEQRLAIFGFNKLEEKEENKILKFLGFMWNPLSWVMEAAAIMAIALANGGGKAPDWQDFVGIITLLFINSTISFIEENNAGNAAAALMARLAPKAKVLRDGKWSEEDAAVLVPGDIISIKLGDIVPADARLLDGDPLKIDQSALTGESLPVTKGPGDEVYSGSTCKQGEIESVVIATGVHTFFGKAAHLVDSTNQVGHFQKVLTAIGNFCICSIAVGMIVEIVVMYPIQHRPYRPGIDNLLVLLIGGIPIAMPTVLSVTMAIGSHRLSQQGAITKRMTAIEEMAGMDVLCSDKTGTLTLNKLTVDKSLIEVFARGVEVDTVVLMAARASRVENQDAIDAAIVGMLGDPKEARSGIQEVHFLPFNPTDKRTALTYIDNDGKMHRVSKGAPEQILNLAHNKSEIEHRVHAVIDKYAERGLRSLAVAYQEVPDARKESPGGPWQFIGLMPLFDPPRHDSAETITRALNLGVNVKMITGDQLAIGKETGRRLGMGTNMYPSSALLGQNKDESIVALPVDELIEKADGFAGVFPEHKYEIVKRLQARKHICGMTGDGVNDAPALKKADIGIAVADATDAARSASDIVLTEPGLSVIISAVLTSRAIFQRMKNYTIYAVSITIRIVLGFMLLALIWKFDFPPFMVLIIAILNDGTIMTISKDRVKPSPLPDSWKLAEIFATGVILGGYLAMMTVIFFWAAHDTRFFPRVFKVSTLQGTAPDDIKKLASAVYLQVSIISQALIFVTRSRSWSFCERPGLLLMVAFVIAQLIATLIAVYANWSFAAIEGIGWGWAGVIWLYNIIFYIPLDFIKFFIRYALSGRAWDLVIEQRIAFTRKKDFGKEERELKWAHAQRTLHGLQPPETKPLFGDRSTHTELNQMAEDARRRAEIARLRELTTLKGHMESVFKLKGLDIATIQQSYTV, from the exons GAGAACATACCGATTGAGGAGGTTTTCGAGAATCTGCGGTGTAACAAAGAGGGGCTCTCCACTGAGGCTGCTGAGCAGAGGCTGGCCATTTTTGGGTTCAACAAGCTTGAGGAGAAGGAA GAGAATAAGATTTTGAAGTTCCTGGGGTTTATGTGGAACCCTCTTTCATGGGTGATGGAAGCTGCTGCCATTATGGCCATTGCATTAGCCAATGGAGGA GGGAAAGCACCTGATTGGCAAGATTTTGTTGGGATTATTACGCTGTTGTTTATAAATTCTACTATAAGTTTTATTGAGGAAAACAATGCTGGCAATGCTGCTGCGGCTCTCATGGCCCGTCTTGCACCAAAAGCAAAG GTTCTTCGAGATGGGAAGTGGAGTGAGGAAGATGCAGCTGTTCTTGTTCCCGGTGACATAATTAGTATTAAACTTGGTGACATAGTCCCTGCTGATGCCCGCCTCCTTGATGGCGACCCATTGAAAATAGACCAG TCTGCATTAACGGGTGAGTCCCTTCCAGTAACAAAAGGGCCTGGAGATGAGGTTTATTCAGGTTCCACTTGCAAACAGGGAGAGATTGAATCAGTCGTCATTGCCACTGGTGTCCACACCTTCTTTGGCAAGGCCGCTCACCTTGTGGACAGCACAAACCAAGTTGGACATTTTCAAAAG GTGCTAACTGCCATTGGGAATTTCTGTATATGCTCTATTGCTGTGGGGATGATAGTAGAGATCGTTGTAATGTATCCTATTCAGCATCGGCCCTATCGTCCAGGAATTGACAATTTGTTGGTACTTCTTATTGGAGGAATTCCCATCGCAATGCCTACGGTTCTATCTGTGACGATGGCAATTGGTTCCCATCGTTTATCTCAACAG gGAGCCATCACAAAAAGAATGACTGCTATCGAAGAAATGGCTGGCATGGATGTACTTTGCAGCGACAAAACTGGAACTCTGACATTGAATAAACTAACTGTTGACAAAAGTCTTATTGAG GTATTTGCTAGAGGAGTAGAAGTAGATACTGTTGTTTTGATGGCTGCCAGAGCCTCTCGAGTGGAGAACCAAGATGCCATAGATGCTGCTATTGTGGGAATGTTAGGTGATCCCAAAGAG GCAAGGTCTGGCATTCAAGAGGTTCATTTCCTTCCTTTTAACCCCACTGATAAGCGAACAGCTTTGACATATATTGACAATGACGGTAAAATGCATCGAGTCAGCAAAGGTGCACCAGAACAG ATATTGAATCTAGCACATAATAAGTCAGAAATAGAGCACAGAGTTCATGCTGTGATTGATAAGTACGCAGAGCGAGGGTTACGGTCCCTTGCTGTAGCTTACCAG GAAGTTCCTGATGCACGGAAGGAGAGCCCTGGAGGTCCATGGCAATTCATTGGCCTCATGCCTCTGTTTGATCCACCTCGGCATGACAGTGCAGAGACGATAACAAGAGCTTTAAATCTGGGGGTAAATGTGAAAATGATTACTG GGGATCAATTGGCAATAGGAAAGGAAACAGGAAGACGTTTGGGAATGGGAACAAATATGTATCCTTCATCTGCCTTGTTAGGACAGAACAAGGATGAATCAATTGTTGCTTTGCCAGTTGATGAGTTGATTGAAAAAGCTGATGGTTTTGCAGGCGTTTTCCCTG AGCACAAATATGAGATTGTAAAACGTCTTCAAGCTAGAAAACATATATGTGGAATGACTGGTGATGGAGTTAATGATGCTCCTGCCCTCAAAAAGGCTGACATTGGCATAGCTGTTGCTGATGCAACTGACGCTGCTCGTAGTGCTTCTGACATAGTCCTGACAGAACCTGGTCTTAGTGTTATCATTAGTGCAGTATTAACTAGTCGGGCAATCTTCCAGAGGATGAAAAATTACACT ATATATGCAGTTTCTATTACAATTCGTATTGTG CTGGGTTTTATGTTACTGGCCCTCATATGGAAGTTTGATTTCCCACCCTTCATGGTGCTAATCATCGCTATCCTCAATGATG GTACAATTATGACAATATCAAAGGATAGGGTGAAACCATCTCCTCTGCCAGACAGCTGGAAGCTGGCAGAGATTTTTGCAACTGGAGTCATTCTTGGTGGTTACTTGGCTATGATGACAGTTATTTTCTTCTGGGCAGCACATGACACACGCTTTTTTCCT CGTGTATTCAAGGTCTCAACTCTCCAAGGAACAGCTCCTGATGATATCAAGAAGCTTGCATCGGCAGTGTACCTTCAAGTGAGCATCATCAGTCAGGCCCTAATATTTGTGACTCGTTCTAGGAGTTGGTCCTTTTGTGAACGTCCAGGCCTTTTGCTAATGGTAGCTTTTGTAATTGCTCAGCTG ATTGCCACACTGATTGCTGTTTATGCAAACTGGAGCTTTGCTGCTATTGAAGGGATTGGATGGGGCTGGGCCGGGGTGATTTGGCTCTACAACATCATATTCTACATCCCCCTTGATTTTATCAAGTTCTTTATTCGCTACGCCTTAAGTGGAAGAGCTTGGGATCTGGTTATCGAGCAAAGG ATTGCTTTCACGAGGAAAAAGGATTTTGGAAAGGAAGAACGTGAACTCAAATGGGCTCATGCACAGAGGACCCTGCATGGGCTGCAACCTCCTGAGACGAAGCCCCTGTTTGGCGATCGCAGTACTCATACAGAGCTTAATCAGATGGCCGAAGATGCAAGAAGACGAGCTGAGATTGCAAG GTTGAGGGAACTGACCACCTTGAAAGGCCATATGGAATCAGTTTTCAAGTTGAAGGGGCTTGACATCGCCACAATTCAGCAATCATACACCGTTTGA